The following coding sequences lie in one Apium graveolens cultivar Ventura chromosome 1, ASM990537v1, whole genome shotgun sequence genomic window:
- the LOC141661178 gene encoding desiccation protectant protein Lea14 homolog has protein sequence MAHLLDKAKNYVSEKLAEMKKPEAEVLDVDLKDVSRSCITYDAKVSVTNPYGTSIPICEITYCLKSNNREIASGTVPDPGSLKGHDTTLLDVALKVPHSVLLSLARDIGADWDIDYDLGIVLIVDLPVFGNIRIPINSKGEIKLPTVSDLWSK, from the exons ATGGCGCATCTGTTAGACAAAGCGAAGAACTATGTGTCGGAAAAGCTGGCGGAGATGAAGAAGCCGGAAGCGGAGGTGCTGGACGTTGATCTCAAAGACGTGAGTCGTAGCTGTATTACTTACGATGCTAAAGTCTCTGTTACTAATCCTTACGGGACTTCTATTCCTATTTGTGAGATCACTTACTGCCTCAAGAGTAACAATAG GGAGATAGCATCAGGAACTGTTCCAGATCCTGGCTCACTCAAGGGACACGATACCACACTGCTTGATGTGGCATTGAAGGTGCCACACAGCGTGCTGCTGAGCTTGGCCAGGGATATTGGTGCTGATTGGGACATCGACTATGATCTAGGAATCGTGCTTATTGTTGATCTTCCAGTTTTTGGGAATATAAGGATTCCAATCAACAGCAAGGGTGAAATCAAGCTTCCAACTGTCTCTGACTTGTGGTCCAAATGA
- the LOC141714761 gene encoding uncharacterized protein LOC141714761, producing MPMILWSYNTTPRTTTGETPFLLTYGYEAMVPVEVGAGSLRRDVFVEEDAEVNQRLHLDLLDEARTNSQLKLATYQQRVARYFNKRVKSVSFKVGDLVLRKVMPNTKIAQHGVLGANWEGPYKVKAILWKGTYRLEDLDGKLIPRAWNAEHLRKYYQ from the coding sequence ATGCCCATGATCCTCTGGTCTTACAATACGACTCCTAGAACGACTACAGGGGAAACCCCATTTCTACTAACTTATGGATATGAGGCCATGGTTCCCGTGGAGGTAGGAGCTGGATCCCTCCGGAGAGATGTCTTTGTTGAGGAAGATGCAGAAGTTAACCAGAGGCTTCACTTGGATTTGCTAGATGAAGCCAGAACGAACTCTCAATTAAAGCTTGCTACATACCAGCAGAGGGTCGCAAGGTATTTCAATAAAAGGGTTAAATCTGTATCATTCAAGGTTGGGGATCTTGTGTTGCGAAAGGTTATGCCTAATACTAAGATAGCTCAACACGGGGTGCTTGgggctaattgggaaggaccgtacaagGTCAAAGCTATACTCTGGAAGGGAACCTATCGCCTAGAAGACCTGGATGGTAAACTTATTCCTCGAGCATGGAATGCAGAACATCTAcgaaagtattatcagtag
- the LOC141661176 gene encoding RING-H2 finger protein ATL67-like, with translation MSTFPFYPTTTSPPNPTTPPNPKTTHIGLQYGTVLSLTFLLLLALILLSYILFRFSRRRPNPNPNFNPHETGITLPRSIFVAEEEENEQNGVVGLDEVVINSYPKYPFVRGESGESVCAICLGEYKEGEMLRMLPDCKHCFHLKCVDEWLKLNASCPVCRNSPLPTPLSTPLSELVPLSLYTDGRNRRR, from the coding sequence ATGTCCACCTTCCCTTTCTACCCTACCACCACCAGCCCACCCAACCCCACCACTCCACCGAACCCCAAAACCACCCACATTGGTCTCCAATACGGCACCGTTTTATCCCTCACTTTTCTCCTCTTACTAGCCCTCATTCTCCTCTCTTACATCCTCTTCCGCTTTTCTCGCCGCCGCCCTAACCCTAATCCTAATTTTAACCCTCACGAAACCGGTATTACACTCCCGCGCTCTATTTTTGTAGCTGAAGAGGAGGAAAATGAGCAAAACGGCGTGGTTGGGCTGGATGAAGTGGTGATCAATTCGTATCCCAAGTATCCGTTTGTGAGAGGAGAGAGTGGGGAATCAGTGTGTGCAATATGCTTGGGTGAGTATAAGGAAGGTGAGATGCTGAGAATGTTGCCTGATTGTAAGCATTGCTTTCATTTGAAGTGTGTTGATGAGTGGTTAAAGTTGAATGCTTCTTGTCCTGTTTGTCGAAATTCGCCTTTGCCTACTCCCTTGTCCACGCCTCTTTCGGAACTGGTTCCGTTGTCGTTGTATACAGATGGTCGGAATCGGAGGAGGTGA